A genome region from Chlorobaculum tepidum TLS includes the following:
- a CDS encoding fibrobacter succinogenes major paralogous domain-containing protein encodes MIGCGALPSGARRDADGVSLMLGQFARFWTFTPASNGKALARAFGFYDNALRGGEVGPGNGFAVRCVKD; translated from the coding sequence TTGATCGGTTGCGGCGCCTTGCCCTCCGGTGCTCGCCGGGATGCTGACGGTGTTTCCCTCATGCTCGGCCAGTTTGCGCGCTTCTGGACCTTCACGCCGGCCAGTAACGGCAAAGCTCTCGCCCGAGCTTTCGGCTTCTACGACAACGCCCTGCGCGGCGGAGAAGTTGGCCCCGGGAATGGCTTCGCCGTGCGGTGTGTGAAGGATTGA
- a CDS encoding YqhA family protein: MQRLLSSSRYLVIIAVAGTFLAALTLLLYGGISVVQLIADTVMHAEISGKTGKMLVLGFIESIDLFLLGTVFFIISLGLYELFIDDTLELPHWLVIHTLDDLKNKLIGVIVVVMSVVFLGHVVQWHGEQELIWLGGAIALVTAGLTYFVGSKKK; encoded by the coding sequence ATGCAGCGACTGCTCTCTTCAAGCCGGTACCTTGTAATCATCGCAGTTGCGGGAACGTTTCTTGCCGCACTGACACTGCTTCTGTATGGGGGTATTTCGGTGGTTCAGCTTATTGCCGATACGGTCATGCACGCAGAAATTTCCGGTAAAACCGGCAAGATGCTCGTGCTCGGCTTCATTGAGAGCATCGATCTGTTCCTGCTAGGCACAGTCTTTTTCATCATCTCGCTGGGGCTGTACGAACTGTTCATCGACGATACACTCGAATTGCCACACTGGCTGGTCATTCATACCCTCGACGATCTGAAAAACAAGCTGATCGGCGTCATCGTCGTGGTGATGTCGGTCGTCTTTCTCGGCCATGTGGTGCAATGGCACGGTGAACAGGAACTGATCTGGCTTGGCGGGGCAATTGCGCTCGTCACCGCAGGACTGACCTATTTTGTCGGCAGCAAGAAAAAGTAG
- the rpsJ gene encoding 30S ribosomal protein S10 — translation MAVQQKIRIKLKSYDHSLVDKWALKIIDVVKQTEAIIFGPIPLPTKTHVYTVNRSPHVDKKSREQFAFSSHKRLIEIINPTARTIDMLMKLELPSGVDVEIKS, via the coding sequence GTGGCTGTTCAGCAAAAGATCAGGATCAAGCTCAAGTCGTACGACCATAGCCTCGTTGATAAATGGGCTTTAAAGATTATCGATGTGGTCAAGCAGACGGAGGCCATCATTTTTGGCCCCATTCCGCTGCCCACGAAAACTCATGTTTATACGGTCAACCGTTCACCTCATGTGGACAAAAAATCCCGTGAGCAGTTCGCATTTTCATCGCACAAGAGGTTGATCGAGATCATCAACCCGACGGCCAGAACGATTGATATGCTCATGAAGCTTGAGCTTCCGAGCGGCGTTGATGTGGAAATCAAGTCATAA
- the tuf gene encoding elongation factor Tu — protein MAKESYKRDKPHVNIGTIGHVDHGKTTLTAAITSVLAKQGMATLREFSDIDKAPEERERGITISTAHVEYQTAKRHYAHIDCPGHADYIKNMITGAAQMDGAILVVAGTDGPMPQTREHILLARQVNVPALVVFLNKVDIADPELLELVEMELRELLTEYGFPGDDIPIIKGSALKALEGDPEAEKQIMELMDAVDSYIPQPVRDIDKPFLMPVEDVFSISGRGTVGTGRIERGRIKVGDEVEIVGIKPTAKSVVTGIEMFQKTLDEGQAGDNAGLLLRGVDKNALERGMVIAKPGSITPHTKFKAEVYILKKEEGGRHTPFFNGYRPQFYFRTTDVTGSVTLPEGVEMVMPGDNLSIDVELIAPIAMEESLRFAIREGGRTVGAGSVTKIVE, from the coding sequence ATGGCTAAAGAGTCATACAAGAGGGATAAACCTCACGTAAATATTGGTACAATCGGTCACGTTGACCACGGTAAAACCACTCTTACCGCTGCAATCACCAGCGTTCTCGCCAAGCAGGGCATGGCAACTTTACGTGAGTTCAGTGACATCGACAAAGCTCCCGAAGAGAGAGAGCGCGGTATCACCATCTCGACGGCACACGTCGAGTATCAGACCGCAAAGCGTCACTACGCTCACATTGATTGCCCTGGTCACGCTGACTATATCAAAAACATGATCACCGGTGCGGCCCAGATGGACGGCGCTATCCTCGTCGTTGCCGGTACCGACGGCCCGATGCCCCAGACCCGTGAGCACATCCTGCTTGCCCGTCAGGTGAACGTTCCTGCGCTGGTCGTCTTCCTGAACAAGGTTGACATCGCTGATCCGGAACTTCTTGAGCTGGTCGAGATGGAGCTTCGTGAGCTTCTTACCGAATACGGCTTCCCTGGCGACGATATTCCGATCATCAAAGGTTCGGCACTCAAGGCGCTCGAGGGGGATCCGGAGGCTGAGAAGCAGATTATGGAACTCATGGACGCCGTTGACAGCTACATTCCGCAGCCTGTCCGTGACATTGACAAGCCGTTCCTAATGCCGGTCGAAGACGTGTTCTCCATCTCTGGTCGCGGTACCGTCGGTACTGGTCGTATCGAGAGGGGCCGCATCAAGGTTGGCGACGAAGTCGAGATCGTCGGTATCAAGCCGACCGCAAAATCGGTTGTTACCGGTATTGAAATGTTCCAGAAGACCCTCGACGAAGGTCAGGCAGGCGATAACGCAGGTCTGCTTCTCCGTGGTGTTGACAAGAATGCGCTCGAGCGCGGCATGGTTATCGCCAAGCCGGGTTCGATTACCCCACACACCAAGTTCAAGGCTGAGGTTTACATCCTGAAGAAGGAAGAGGGTGGCCGTCACACTCCGTTCTTCAACGGCTATCGTCCGCAGTTTTACTTCAGAACCACCGACGTTACCGGTTCGGTGACCCTTCCTGAGGGCGTCGAAATGGTTATGCCTGGTGACAACCTCTCCATCGATGTCGAGCTGATCGCTCCTATCGCCATGGAAGAGAGCCTCAGGTTCGCAATCCGCGAAGGCGGCCGTACGGTTGGTGCCGGTTCGGTAACCAAAATCGTCGAGTGA
- the rpsG gene encoding 30S ribosomal protein S7 — protein MAKKGSGYGPRGGDFRYNDEAVARLINAIMLDGKKVVATKIVYDAFDIIANKVEGGDALEVFRKAMGNVAPLVEVRSKRVGGATYQIPMEVPASRRTALAFRWIKQFAARRGGRSMAEKLAAELLDASNEQGASVKKRDEVHRMAEANKAFAHFRF, from the coding sequence ATGGCAAAGAAGGGTTCCGGATACGGACCGCGCGGCGGCGATTTTCGTTACAACGATGAGGCGGTTGCTCGTCTGATCAATGCAATCATGCTCGATGGCAAGAAGGTTGTGGCGACCAAGATTGTGTATGATGCTTTTGATATTATTGCGAACAAGGTTGAGGGTGGTGATGCTCTTGAGGTTTTCCGCAAGGCGATGGGCAACGTCGCTCCGCTGGTCGAGGTTCGCAGCAAAAGGGTTGGTGGCGCTACCTACCAGATTCCGATGGAGGTTCCGGCTTCCAGGAGAACCGCACTGGCTTTCCGCTGGATCAAGCAGTTTGCGGCCCGTCGTGGCGGTCGTTCGATGGCCGAGAAGCTCGCGGCTGAGCTGCTCGATGCTTCCAACGAGCAGGGCGCTTCGGTAAAGAAGCGTGACGAGGTGCATCGCATGGCTGAGGCCAACAAGGCATTTGCTCACTTCAGGTTCTGA
- the rpsL gene encoding 30S ribosomal protein S12, with amino-acid sequence MPTIQQLIRHGRSMKASKTASPALEKCPQKRGVCTRVYTTTPKKPNSALRKVARVRLSNKIEVTAYIPGEGHNLQEHSIVLIRGGRVKDLPGVRYHIVRGSLDTSGVADRKQSRSKYGAKVPKAGAAPAKKK; translated from the coding sequence ATGCCGACGATTCAGCAGCTTATCAGGCACGGAAGAAGTATGAAGGCGTCAAAGACCGCCTCACCAGCTCTGGAAAAATGCCCTCAGAAAAGGGGTGTTTGCACCCGTGTCTACACGACTACCCCAAAAAAGCCGAACTCCGCGCTTCGCAAGGTCGCTCGTGTCAGGCTGTCCAACAAGATTGAAGTGACGGCTTACATTCCGGGTGAGGGTCATAACCTTCAGGAGCACTCCATTGTGCTGATTCGTGGCGGAAGGGTGAAGGATCTTCCTGGTGTCCGTTATCATATCGTTCGCGGCTCCCTCGATACGTCGGGTGTCGCTGATCGCAAGCAGAGTCGCTCCAAGTACGGGGCCAAGGTTCCGAAGGCTGGTGCTGCTCCTGCGAAGAAGAAATAA
- the fusA gene encoding elongation factor G — protein MARQVALDRVRNIGIMAHIDAGKTTTTERILYYTGRLHKMGEVHEGGATMDWMEQEKERGITITSAATTCFWTPKYGNYAGLNHRINIIDTPGHVDFTVEVERSLRVLDGAVALFCAVGGVEPQSETVWRQANKYGVPRIAYVNKMDRVGANFFETVKAIRERLGANPVPIQIPIGQGEVFAGFVDLIRMKGIIYDKEDGSTYTEVEIPHDLENEARTWRINMLEAVSELDETLLEKYLNGEDITEEEIRTVLRQATLGVTIVPVLCGSSFKNKGVQFMLDAVIDYLASPVDDGEVEGHDPKTEEPIVRQPKDEEPFAALAFKIATDPFVGKLTFFRVYSGVLNAGSYVLNSTTGKKERVGRVLQMHSNKREERDAVYAGDIAAAVGLKDVRTGDTLCDESKPIVLEKMVFPEPVIEIAVEPKTKADNDKLGMSLAKLAEEDPTFRVKTDEETGQTLIAGMGELHLEILVDRLKREFKVEANVGQPQVAYRETIRGTVEYEGKFVRQSGGKGQFGLVVLRVEPLEEGKGYEFVDEIKGGVIPKEYIPAVNAGIQEAMKDGVVAGFPMQDIKVTLIDGKYHEVDSSEMAFKIAGSIGFKGAAKKANPVLLEPIMKVEVITPEEYLGDVMGDLSGRRGHIEGMGQRAGAQFVSAKVPLSQMFGYSTDLRSMTQGRANYSMEFESYREVPRNIAEALQEKRVGKDSE, from the coding sequence ATGGCACGGCAGGTTGCGTTAGATAGAGTCAGAAATATTGGTATCATGGCCCACATCGATGCGGGCAAGACCACGACGACAGAGAGGATTCTCTATTACACGGGTCGCCTGCACAAGATGGGCGAGGTGCATGAAGGTGGCGCCACCATGGACTGGATGGAGCAGGAGAAGGAGCGTGGTATCACGATTACTTCCGCTGCGACAACCTGTTTTTGGACTCCGAAATACGGCAATTACGCCGGTCTCAATCACAGGATCAATATTATTGATACTCCCGGCCACGTTGACTTCACGGTCGAGGTGGAGCGTTCCCTTCGTGTGCTCGATGGAGCGGTTGCGCTATTCTGTGCTGTGGGCGGTGTCGAGCCCCAGTCTGAAACCGTCTGGCGTCAGGCTAACAAGTATGGCGTTCCGAGGATCGCCTATGTTAACAAGATGGATCGCGTCGGCGCGAATTTCTTCGAGACTGTCAAGGCTATTCGCGAGCGTCTCGGTGCCAACCCGGTACCGATTCAGATCCCGATCGGTCAGGGCGAGGTCTTCGCCGGCTTCGTCGATCTGATCCGCATGAAGGGGATTATCTACGACAAGGAAGATGGTAGCACCTACACCGAAGTTGAAATTCCGCACGATCTTGAAAACGAGGCTCGCACCTGGCGCATCAACATGCTTGAGGCTGTTTCCGAGCTCGACGAGACCCTTCTTGAAAAATATCTTAACGGTGAGGACATTACTGAAGAGGAGATCCGCACCGTGCTTCGCCAGGCTACCCTGGGTGTGACTATCGTTCCGGTGCTCTGCGGTTCGTCCTTCAAGAACAAGGGCGTGCAGTTCATGCTGGATGCCGTGATCGATTACCTGGCTTCGCCGGTCGATGATGGTGAAGTGGAGGGGCATGATCCGAAAACTGAAGAACCGATCGTCCGTCAGCCGAAAGACGAGGAGCCGTTCGCTGCGCTTGCTTTCAAGATTGCGACCGATCCGTTCGTCGGCAAGCTTACCTTCTTCCGGGTCTATTCAGGCGTGCTCAATGCAGGCAGCTACGTGCTCAACTCGACTACCGGCAAAAAGGAGCGTGTTGGTCGCGTTTTGCAGATGCACTCCAACAAGCGCGAGGAGCGTGATGCTGTGTATGCTGGCGATATCGCCGCTGCCGTTGGTCTCAAGGATGTGAGGACCGGTGATACGCTCTGCGACGAAAGCAAGCCGATTGTACTTGAAAAGATGGTTTTCCCCGAACCGGTTATCGAGATTGCGGTTGAGCCAAAAACCAAGGCGGATAATGACAAACTCGGCATGTCTCTTGCCAAGCTTGCCGAAGAGGATCCGACCTTTAGGGTGAAAACTGATGAGGAAACCGGTCAGACGCTTATCGCGGGTATGGGTGAGCTTCATCTCGAAATTCTGGTTGATCGTCTGAAGCGCGAATTCAAGGTCGAGGCCAACGTTGGTCAGCCGCAGGTGGCCTATCGCGAAACCATTCGCGGTACGGTTGAATACGAAGGCAAGTTTGTTCGCCAGTCTGGCGGTAAAGGTCAGTTCGGTCTGGTTGTGCTTAGGGTTGAGCCGCTCGAAGAGGGCAAAGGCTATGAGTTTGTCGATGAGATCAAGGGTGGCGTGATTCCGAAAGAGTATATCCCCGCAGTCAACGCAGGTATCCAGGAGGCAATGAAAGACGGTGTTGTCGCCGGCTTTCCGATGCAGGATATCAAGGTTACACTGATCGACGGTAAGTACCACGAGGTTGACTCTTCGGAAATGGCATTCAAGATTGCAGGTTCAATCGGCTTCAAGGGTGCGGCCAAAAAGGCCAATCCGGTGCTGCTCGAACCGATTATGAAGGTTGAGGTCATCACTCCGGAAGAGTATCTCGGCGATGTGATGGGTGATCTCTCGGGACGTCGCGGTCACATCGAAGGCATGGGTCAGCGTGCTGGTGCCCAGTTTGTCAGCGCAAAAGTGCCGCTGTCTCAAATGTTCGGCTACTCGACTGATCTCCGATCGATGACTCAGGGCCGCGCGAACTACTCGATGGAGTTCGAGAGCTATCGCGAGGTTCCTCGCAACATCGCCGAAGCACTGCAAGAGAAGAGGGTTGGCAAGGATTCCGAATAA
- a CDS encoding 4'-phosphopantetheinyl transferase family protein has product MMIISKEAVTLIHTDTHIAGIPEEKLFETLTDEEKEKADRFRFDNDRHNFLLRRGLLRLLLGETLSIEPSLIRFSSTQVGKPFMTFPENTGLYFNLSHSGRQIVYAFSKHPEMGVDIERIRTVDDIDLLARKYFSAEEYAIIVNLPSREKNKAFIRIWSIKEALIKASGWPLEHGLAAFDVATQYRMTRFKMPFGANRSLTCITPVFDYMCGFATALAIQLDNNEPLNLRRYSLQNGEYIEL; this is encoded by the coding sequence ATGATGATTATTTCGAAAGAGGCCGTCACCCTCATCCATACCGACACGCACATCGCCGGAATTCCGGAAGAAAAGCTTTTCGAAACGCTTACCGATGAGGAAAAAGAAAAAGCCGATCGATTTCGTTTCGACAACGACCGACATAACTTTCTTCTCCGCAGAGGTCTTCTCCGGCTTCTGCTTGGCGAGACGCTCAGCATTGAACCGTCCCTGATCCGGTTCTCAAGCACGCAGGTCGGCAAGCCGTTCATGACCTTCCCCGAAAACACTGGCCTCTACTTCAACCTCTCCCATTCAGGCCGTCAGATTGTCTACGCTTTTTCAAAACACCCTGAAATGGGCGTTGACATCGAAAGGATACGAACAGTGGATGACATCGATCTGCTGGCCCGCAAATACTTCTCCGCCGAGGAGTACGCGATCATCGTCAACCTGCCCAGTCGCGAAAAAAACAAGGCATTCATCCGGATATGGAGCATCAAGGAAGCCCTGATCAAAGCCAGCGGCTGGCCGCTCGAACACGGCCTTGCCGCCTTCGATGTCGCCACGCAGTACCGCATGACTCGCTTCAAGATGCCATTCGGAGCCAACCGGAGCCTCACCTGCATCACGCCCGTGTTCGACTACATGTGCGGCTTCGCCACCGCGCTGGCCATCCAGCTCGACAACAACGAACCGTTGAACCTTCGCCGCTACTCGCTGCAAAACGGTGAGTATATCGAACTCTGA